The DNA window CAGGACCCGGTCGCCCCTCGAGGGCGGCCGGGTCCTGTGCGTCCGGGCAGGCTCCGACGCACCGTCCCCTCGCCTGCGCACCGGGTGGATCGGACGCTCCGGGCGAGAGGCCCACGGCTCCGGGCTCTGCTCCGAACCTGCTCTGGATTAAATCAGTTGTTCAGGTCGGCCAAGGGTGGTGGACTGGCCGTATGGAGATGCACACGACCCCGATGACGACCCCGGCGAGCCCGGCCGTGTCGTCCGGCTGCTCGGCATACTCCCTCCGGTGCCACGGACTCATCGTGGCTCAGCGAACGGCCGGCGGGGGTCGCCGCGCCGTCGGCCGCACATCGCCCGCAGCCCGCTGACGGGGCAGACCGCCCCACCCCTCGTCGGCCGCTGCCGACACCCCTGAGATCCGCGCTCGGGGCTCGAGATCCTCGAGCCACGAGGGCCTGTCCCTCGCGCTCTGCGGACAGCTGCTGTCCGTCGCAGGCGCGAGCCTCGATCACACACCACTCCTCCAGGAGCACCGATGTCCCCGCATGCCCTCGTCACATCACCTGACGACCTCGTATCCCCCACCACGTCCACCGACCCGACCACGGAGAGAGCGACCGCAGTCATGACCACCCTCACCGCCCCCACTCCCCTCACCAGCATCGACTCCGAGGTGGACCGTCTCGACCGGCTCACCGACGAGATCGCCGTCGACACGCTGCTCACGAGCATCCTCACGCGCCGTCGCGCGCTGCGGCGGGCTCGCCGGCAGCTCGCGGCTGAGCAGGCGCGCCAGGAGTACGAGAGGTTCCTGGAGCGCACTCTGCTCGGCGCCGGCGTCTCGCACCTTCGATGAGCCCGGAGGCCTCTGCGCAGCAGGGGCACATCATGAACCGCGGCCCGTCCGGATCTGATCCGGACGGGCCGTGCTCTCGTTCGCAGCGGTCCAGGTCCAGTGGACGGGGTCCCGAGGCAGGCGTCCGACGAGCGGGCTCGCCCAGCAGGCTCAGCCCGCCCGGCGCAGATCGATCAGCACGAGCTCACGGGGATCGTTCACCCGCACCCCGGCGATGCTGTTGCCGAGCCCACGGCTGATCACCATCGTGGTGCCCTCGCGCTCATGGACTCCCTCGCTGAGCTCAGGCAGCCAGCCCTGGTGCGGCGCATACAGGCCGCCGATGCCCGGCACGCGCACCTGGCCGCCGTGGGCGTGCCCGGACAGGACCAGATCGATCCCGTGACCCGAATAGGAGTCGAACAGCTCGGGCCGATGGGCGAGCAGGATCGTGGTGACGGACTCCTCCGGGACGAGCGGGGCGAGCAGCGAGGCGGGGTCCCGCTCCGGCTGATCGGCGATGGCACGCACGCGGGGATCGTCGAGCCCGATGAGCGTGACGTCCACGCCGGCCACCTGCAACGTCGTCGACTCGTCCCGCAGCACCACCACTCCCCGCTCCTCGAGGCCGGCCAGCAGCTCGTCGAGGAGCGGTGAATCGGCATCGTGGTTGCCGAGCACCATGTACGTCGGGGCGATCGCCTGCAGGCGACCGGTCATCTCGAGCGCGGCCGTGAGATCGGCGGTACGGTAGTCGACCAGGTCTCCGGTGATCGCCACCAGGTCGGGCCGTGCGGACTCCACGGCGGAGACCACCCGGTCCTGGAAGGTGCCGAAGTCCGCGGCGTGCAGGTCGGAGACCTGGGCGATCCGGAGCCCGTCGGCAGCCGGAGGCAGGGAGGCGATGGGGACGTCGGCGGCGGTGACGTCCAGCCGGCGGTTGTCCCACAGCAGCCAGCCGGCACCGAGCAGCAGCACCAGGACGGCCACGAGGGCGGCCCGTGCCAGCCGGGTGGGGAGGGGACGCCGCCCTCCCGAGCGCCGGGCGGCGACGGACAGCGGCGCGGTCACCGCACGGGGAGGCCGTCGGCGGCCATCGCCCCCTTCGCCTCGGCGATCGTCATCTGCTGGAAGTGGAAGACGCTCGCGGCGAGCACCGCATCGGCGCCCGCATGGACCGCCGGGGCGAAGTGCTCGGGCGTGCCCGCTCCGCCGGAGGCGATCAGCGGCAGGGTCGTCGCCTCACGGGCCAGACCGATCAGCTCGAGGTCGAAGCCCGCCTCGGTGCCGTCCGCGTCCATCGAGTTCAGCAGGATCTCCCCCGCACCCCGCTCGGTCACCTCGCGGATCCACGCGATCGCGTCGATTCCGGTGCCGCGGCGGCCGCCGTGAGTGGTGACCTCGAAGCCCGAGCCGCTGCGGGCCGTGCCCTCGGGCGTCTCGTCGGAGACGCGGCGGGCGTCGATCGACAGCACCAGCACCTGGTTGCCGAAACGCCGGGAGATCTCCGAGATCACCTCGGGGCGGGCGATCGCGGCGGTGTTGACCCCGCACTTGTCGGCGCCCGCGCGCAGCAGCTGGTCGACGTCGTCGACCGAGCGCACGCCGCCGCCGACGGTGAGCGGGATGAAAATCTGCTCGGCGGTGCGGCGCACCACGTCGATCATCGTGTCCCGGCCGCCCGATGAGGCGGTGACGTCGAGGAAGGTCAGCTCGTCGGCGCCCTCGGCCCCGTAGCGGGCGGCCAGCTCGACCGGATCCCCGGCATCGCGGAGGTCCTTGAAGTTCACGCCCTTGACGACGCGCCCCGCATCGACGTCCAGGCAGGGGATCACACGGACGGCGACACTCATGCGTCGATCCTCTCCAGGTCGAGCTCTTCGGCTCCTTCGATGATGAACTGCTTGCGGGGTGCGACGTCGGAGCCCATCAGGAGCTCGAAGACGGCGCTGGCCGCCTCGGCATCCTCGATCCGCACCCGGCGGAGCATGCGCTGGCCGGGATCCATGGTGGTGTCCGCCAGCTGGTCGGCGTCCATCTCGCCCAGGCCCTTGTAGCGCTGGATCGGCTCCTTGTACCGCTTGCCGCGCCGCTCGAGGTTCTTCAGCAGCTTGGTCAGCTCTGCCTCGGAGTAGGTGTAGACCAGCTCGTTCTTCTTCTTGCCGCCGTGGATGATCTCGACCCGGTGCAGGGGCGGGACCGCCGCGTAGACGCGCCCAGCCTCGACCAGGGGCCGCATGTAGCGGTGGAAGAGGGTCAGCAGGAGCGTGCGGATGTGGGCGCCGTCGACGTCGGCGTCGGTCATCATGATGATCTTGCCGTAGCGGGCGGCGTCCAGGTCGAAGGTGCGCCCCGAGCCCGCCCCGATCACCTGGATGATCGCTGCGCACTCGGTGTTCTTGAGCATGTCCGTGACGGACGCCTTCTGGGTGTTGAGGATCTTGCCGCGGATCGGCAGCAGAGCCTGGTACTCCGAGGAGCGGGCGTTCTTGGCGGTGCCGAGCGCGCTGTCGCCCTCGACGATGAACAGCTCCGAGCGCTCGACGTCATGGGTGCGGCAGTCCGCGAGCTTGGTCGGCATCGTGGAGGACTCCAGCGCGTTCTTGCGGCGGGAGACCTCCTTGTGCATGCGGGCGGCGATGCGGGCGCGCATCTCCGAGACCACCTTGTCGATGACCAGGGCCGCCTGCTCCTTCTCGCCCTTCTTCGTGGAGCTGAGGAACTCGGTGAGCCGGTCCTCGACGACCTTGGCGACGATCTGACGGATCGCGGGGGTGCCGAGCACCTCCTTGGTCTGGCCCTCGAACTGGGGCTCGTCGATGCGCACGCTGACCACCGCGGTGAGTCCCGCGAGGGTGTCGTCCTTCTCGATCTTCTCGTTCTTGGCGTTGAACTTGACCCGGCGCGCCTGGTTCTCGACCTGCTTGCGCACGGTCTTGACCATCGCCTGCTCGAAGCCGGTGACGTGGGTGCCGCCCTTGGGGGTCGCGACGATGTTCACGAATGAGCGCAGGGTCGAGTCGAAGTCCGCGCCCCAGCGCAGCGCGATGTCCACCTCGCAGGAGCGCTCGACATCGGTCGAGACCATGTGGCCGTTCTTGTCCAGGACCGGGATCGTCTCGGTGTACTCCCCGGTGCCCTGCAGCCGGATCACGTCGGTGATCCGCTGGTCCTGGGCGAGGTACTCGACGAACTCGCTGATGCCGCCGTCGTACTTGAAGGTGCGGGTGGCCGGCTGGTCCGGGGATGCCTCCGGGCGCAGGTCGGTGACCGAGATCTGCAGCCCGGGCACCAGGAACGCGGTCTGGCGCGAGCGGCGCGTCAGATCGTCCAGCGAGAAGTGGGAGCCCTTGACGAAGATCTGCGGATCGGCCCAGTAGCGCACCCGGGTGCCGGTCACGCCGCGCTTCGCCTTGCCGACCACGCGCAACTCGGCGGGGCCGTCGGTCGGGGTGAAGGGTGAGTCCGGATCCGGACCGTCGGCGTCATCGAAGACCCCCGGGGTGCCGCGCTGGAAGCTCATCGCGTAGACCTTGCTGCCGCGATCGACCTCGACGTCGAGCCGGCCGGACAGCGCGTTGACGACGCTCGCGCCCACGCCGTGCAGACCGCCGGAGGCCGCATAGGAGCCGCCGCCGAACTTCCCGCCCGCGTGGAGCTTGGTGTAGACGACCTCGACGCCGGTCAGCCCCGTGCGGGGCTCGACATCCACCGGCACGCCTCGGCCGGTGTCACGGACCTCGACGGAATGGTCGGGGTGGAGGATGACCTCGATCGACTCGCCGTGCCCGCCGAGCGCCTCGTCCACCGCGTTGTCCAGGATCTCCCACAGGCAGTGCATGAGACCGCGGGAGTCGGTGGAGCCGATGTACATGCCGGGCCGCTTGCGCACGGCCTCGAGGCCCTCGAGGACCTGGAGGTTGCGGGCATCGTAGGCGGACTTCTTCGCTGCGCTGGTGGTGGACACCCCCCGGATTCTACGGGTCCGGACCCTCCGAGCCCGGCACCGGCACGTGCCGCCCCGCTCACAGCCCGCGTCCCGCCGCCGCGCGGCCGACGGACGCCGGTGCCGGACCGGCTCAGCGCGAGCGGCCCCGCTCACACGACGTTGCGCCGCCAGCGAACCAGGGCTGTGGACACTCCCCCGGCGGCGCCCCGCGGTGCTACAAATGTCCTCATGAACCTGACTCTCGAAGCTCCCCGGCTCACGGCACACGACCGGTGCGACCGCTGCGGCGCCCAGGCGTACGTCAAGGTGCTCCTCGAGGCCGGCGGCGAACTGATGTTCTGCGCCCACCACGCTCGCGCCCACCAGGATGCCTTCGAGGGCATCGCGGCCGAGATCATCGACGAGACCGAGCGTCTCCACCTCAAGCCCGAGCCGGTCGAGGACTGATCCGACCCGTCGGCGCGACCTGACCCGCGCCGTCCAGCTCACTCCGTCCCGAAGGGCGCCCACGATCTCGGTGGGCGCCCTTCGTCGTGCGCGGCGATGGCGCGGGCGGGGCAGGGTTGAAAGGCGTGGCCGGCGACGGCTGAAGCAGCTGGCGCAGGGCCGACCGGCAGGGCCGACCGGCAGGGCCGACCGGCCATGGTCGGCTGCGGGCGCCTGGGCTGGGACTGCGGCAGCATCGGCATGCTCCTCGCCACAGCGCCAGCAGTCGACCGGTGAGAGACCTCCGAGCGGCCGCGATTCGACGTGCCGCCCCCACGGTCAGGGGTTCAGCCGTTCACCAGAGCCGACGCGTCGATCGCGTACTCCACCCAGTACGAGCCGTTGCTCTCGCGCGGGTCCCGTGCACCGGTGGCCACGAAGCCGAGGCGCTCGTAGAGCCGTCGGGCCGAATCGTTGCCCGCGTCGACGTCGAGGCGCAGATCGGGGCGCCCGAGGTCCAACGAGAGCCGCGCGGCGGCGACGAGCAGTGGCCGCGAGATCCCCGTCCCCCGGACCTCGGGTCGCACCCACAGGGAGACGATGTGCGCACGGTCCTCGGGGATCTGATGCTCCGGCGTGTAGCCGGCGGGGAGCAGGGCGATCCCGCCGAGCACCTCGGTGCCGCGCCGGGCCTGCAGATGGATGCGCGGGCCGGCGATCTCCTCGCGCCACTGCTCGGCGGCGCGGGCACGAGCCTCTGCCGGGTCCGCCCAGAACGCCTCCGGGTCGGCGGCGAGCATGTCCAGGCGCAGGTCGCGGTGCGCCGCCCAGTCCCGAGGCTCGACCCGGTGGATGAGCAGTTCCACACCCTCGGTCGTCATCATGTCCTGCCTGCTCCCCTGGAGGCCCCTGTCGTGCCAGTCGCCCGCCGGCCCGACGAGCACGGTCCCGGACGGACCGCGGGCCCGGACTCCGTGGAGTCCGGGCCCGCAGACCATCATCGTCGTGCGATGAGGGTCATGACCTCAGTCGAGGTAGTCGCGCAGCACCTGCGAACGCGAGGGGTGACGCAGCTTCGACATGGTCTTGGACTCGATCTGGCGGATCCGCTCGCGGGTCACGCCGTAGACCTTGCCGATCTCGTCGAGGGTCTTGGGCTGGCCGTCCTCGAGGCCGAAGCGCATCGAGACCACACCTGCCTCGCGCTCGGAGAGGGTGTCCAGCACCGAGTGCAGCTGCTCCTGCAGCAGGGTGAAGCTGACCGCGTCTGCGGGGACGACGGCCTCGGAGTCCTCGATGAGGTCGCCGAACTCGCTGTCGCCATCCTCGCCCAGCGGGGTGTGCAGGGAGATCGGCTCGCGGCCGTACTTCTGAACCTCGACGACCTTCTCGGGCGTCATGTCCAGCTCCTTGGCCAGCTCCTCCGGAGTGGGCTCACGGCCCAGGTCCTGGAGCATCTGCCGCTGGACGCGGGCGAGCTTGTTGATGACCTCGACCATGTGCACCGGGATACGGATGGTGCGGGCCTGGTCCGCCATGGCGCGGGTGATGGCCTGGCGGATCCACCAGGTGGCGTAGGTGGAGAATTTGTAGCCCTTGGCGTAGTCGAACTTCTCGACCGCGCGGATCAGGCCCAGGTTGCCCTCCTGGATGAGGTCCAGGAACAGCATGCCGCGGCCGGTGTAGCGCTTGGCCAGGGAGACCACGAGGCGCAGGTTGGCCTCGAGCAGGTGGTCCTTGGCGGCGCGGCCGTCGTCGGCGATCATGGTCAGCTCGCGACCGGCCTTGGTGAGGCGGTCGTTCTTGTCGCGGAGTGTCTCGTCGCCCTTGAGCTTCTGCTCGGCGTAGAGACCGGCCTCGATGCGCTCGGCGAGCTCGACCTCCTGCGCGGCGTTCAGCAGCGCGACCTTGCCGATCTGCTTGAGGTAGTCCTTGACCGGGTCGGCCGTGGCGCCGGCGGTGACGACCTGCTGCGCAGGGGCGTCGTCGACGGAGGCGTTGTAGACGAACCCGCCGGAGGCCTCGACCTTCGCATCGGTCGTGGAGTCGCGCTTCTTGGCGTCGTTCTCCTCGGTCTCTTCCTCCGCCTCGGGCTCGACCTCGGGCTCGGCGGCCTTGGCCGCGGCCTTCTTGGCAGCGGTCTTGCGGGGAGCGGCCTTGGCGGCGGGGGCCTTCTTGGCCGCTGCCTTCTTGGCGGGAGCCTTCTTGGCTGCGGTCGTCACGGTCCCCGAGGCGTCGGCGGAGTCGGTCTCGACGGCCTCGGCCTCGATGCTCTCCGTCGCCGTCGAGGCCGACGGGGTCGAGCTCTTCGCCGTGGGCGAGGTCTCAGCAGTACTGGAGGAGGTCACAGAGTTCCTTCTTCCGGCGGCGGCCCGGTGAGGGCGGTCCGCCACACTCGGGCGATCGGTCTTCTCGGCGCGGCTCACGGTCTGCATCGCGCGGCGTGAGACCGGTGTGTACCGGAATCACGGCGCACGAACGCACGGTGCCGTCAAGCCTGTCGAGTATAACGCCCGTGGCGGGCCTTTATTCCCACCCGTCCA is part of the Brachybacterium ginsengisoli genome and encodes:
- a CDS encoding DUF7455 domain-containing protein, which gives rise to MNLTLEAPRLTAHDRCDRCGAQAYVKVLLEAGGELMFCAHHARAHQDAFEGIAAEIIDETERLHLKPEPVED
- a CDS encoding metallophosphoesterase, encoding MTAPLSVAARRSGGRRPLPTRLARAALVAVLVLLLGAGWLLWDNRRLDVTAADVPIASLPPAADGLRIAQVSDLHAADFGTFQDRVVSAVESARPDLVAITGDLVDYRTADLTAALEMTGRLQAIAPTYMVLGNHDADSPLLDELLAGLEERGVVVLRDESTTLQVAGVDVTLIGLDDPRVRAIADQPERDPASLLAPLVPEESVTTILLAHRPELFDSYSGHGIDLVLSGHAHGGQVRVPGIGGLYAPHQGWLPELSEGVHEREGTTMVISRGLGNSIAGVRVNDPRELVLIDLRRAG
- a CDS encoding DNA gyrase/topoisomerase IV subunit B; this translates as MSTTSAAKKSAYDARNLQVLEGLEAVRKRPGMYIGSTDSRGLMHCLWEILDNAVDEALGGHGESIEVILHPDHSVEVRDTGRGVPVDVEPRTGLTGVEVVYTKLHAGGKFGGGSYAASGGLHGVGASVVNALSGRLDVEVDRGSKVYAMSFQRGTPGVFDDADGPDPDSPFTPTDGPAELRVVGKAKRGVTGTRVRYWADPQIFVKGSHFSLDDLTRRSRQTAFLVPGLQISVTDLRPEASPDQPATRTFKYDGGISEFVEYLAQDQRITDVIRLQGTGEYTETIPVLDKNGHMVSTDVERSCEVDIALRWGADFDSTLRSFVNIVATPKGGTHVTGFEQAMVKTVRKQVENQARRVKFNAKNEKIEKDDTLAGLTAVVSVRIDEPQFEGQTKEVLGTPAIRQIVAKVVEDRLTEFLSSTKKGEKEQAALVIDKVVSEMRARIAARMHKEVSRRKNALESSTMPTKLADCRTHDVERSELFIVEGDSALGTAKNARSSEYQALLPIRGKILNTQKASVTDMLKNTECAAIIQVIGAGSGRTFDLDAARYGKIIMMTDADVDGAHIRTLLLTLFHRYMRPLVEAGRVYAAVPPLHRVEIIHGGKKKNELVYTYSEAELTKLLKNLERRGKRYKEPIQRYKGLGEMDADQLADTTMDPGQRMLRRVRIEDAEAASAVFELLMGSDVAPRKQFIIEGAEELDLERIDA
- a CDS encoding GNAT family N-acetyltransferase, whose protein sequence is MMTTEGVELLIHRVEPRDWAAHRDLRLDMLAADPEAFWADPAEARARAAEQWREEIAGPRIHLQARRGTEVLGGIALLPAGYTPEHQIPEDRAHIVSLWVRPEVRGTGISRPLLVAAARLSLDLGRPDLRLDVDAGNDSARRLYERLGFVATGARDPRESNGSYWVEYAIDASALVNG
- a CDS encoding RNA polymerase sigma factor; amino-acid sequence: MQTVSRAEKTDRPSVADRPHRAAAGRRNSVTSSSTAETSPTAKSSTPSASTATESIEAEAVETDSADASGTVTTAAKKAPAKKAAAKKAPAAKAAPRKTAAKKAAAKAAEPEVEPEAEEETEENDAKKRDSTTDAKVEASGGFVYNASVDDAPAQQVVTAGATADPVKDYLKQIGKVALLNAAQEVELAERIEAGLYAEQKLKGDETLRDKNDRLTKAGRELTMIADDGRAAKDHLLEANLRLVVSLAKRYTGRGMLFLDLIQEGNLGLIRAVEKFDYAKGYKFSTYATWWIRQAITRAMADQARTIRIPVHMVEVINKLARVQRQMLQDLGREPTPEELAKELDMTPEKVVEVQKYGREPISLHTPLGEDGDSEFGDLIEDSEAVVPADAVSFTLLQEQLHSVLDTLSEREAGVVSMRFGLEDGQPKTLDEIGKVYGVTRERIRQIESKTMSKLRHPSRSQVLRDYLD
- the hisF gene encoding imidazole glycerol phosphate synthase subunit HisF; protein product: MSVAVRVIPCLDVDAGRVVKGVNFKDLRDAGDPVELAARYGAEGADELTFLDVTASSGGRDTMIDVVRRTAEQIFIPLTVGGGVRSVDDVDQLLRAGADKCGVNTAAIARPEVISEISRRFGNQVLVLSIDARRVSDETPEGTARSGSGFEVTTHGGRRGTGIDAIAWIREVTERGAGEILLNSMDADGTEAGFDLELIGLAREATTLPLIASGGAGTPEHFAPAVHAGADAVLAASVFHFQQMTIAEAKGAMAADGLPVR